The proteins below come from a single Candidatus Eisenbacteria bacterium genomic window:
- the tadA gene encoding Flp pilus assembly complex ATPase component TadA produces MGALFMAKEAKKRIGELLIEMGVISEADFTKALEDRKDRKTRIGELLIEKGFCTDQDIALALASQLGLPIVDLKTYPVEPAAIEILNEKVAIKHLILPLSIEGKSLNIAVVDPLNLDAVEDIRFISGLHINLHLTTKSDIQWAIDRHYHIGSSVESLVQDISSEKRVIVLKAMEETEKGIEDLKKRSEAAPIVKMVDILISKAVEGKASDIHVEPTRDSLIVRNRIDGHLRVSTTLPKWVQGAVISRIKVMTQLDIAEKRMPQDGRLQVNVGDTICDLRVSTLPTAYGEKVVIRILDPKGLVVGVEKLGFSKENERRVTSLISKPQGIFLLTGPTGTGKTTTLYTCLAQIRSVEKNITTIEDPIEYDLEGINQVAINEKAGLNFANTLRSLLRQDPDVVMVGEMRDLETAQIAMQAALTGHLVFSTVHTRSCSGTITRLRELGIPSYLVSSTIIGIVAQRLVRRICPDCIEEDSPGPHDLKSLGIPETHAHNKIFYVGKGCPKCNGSGYKGRLGVHEVLVLSPPLRDLIVNDASEQAIKEAAMAEGMKTLLEDGIDKALNGQTTISELLRTVHMDDDIPTLCVRCGTYLRPGFVGCPMCGQRVNQTCALCQKTVKPEWNFCPYCTENLAVAGQNLNSA; encoded by the coding sequence ATGGGAGCTTTATTCATGGCCAAAGAGGCGAAGAAACGGATTGGTGAACTCCTCATCGAAATGGGTGTGATTTCAGAAGCCGATTTCACGAAAGCCCTGGAAGATCGCAAGGACCGTAAAACCCGCATTGGTGAACTCCTTATCGAGAAGGGGTTTTGCACGGACCAGGATATCGCTCTCGCCCTGGCTTCGCAGCTCGGTCTGCCCATAGTTGATCTAAAGACCTATCCGGTCGAGCCGGCGGCCATTGAAATATTGAATGAAAAGGTTGCCATAAAACATCTTATCCTGCCACTGTCGATAGAAGGAAAATCACTAAACATTGCGGTTGTCGATCCGTTGAATCTCGATGCAGTGGAAGATATCCGATTTATCTCCGGATTGCATATCAATCTTCACCTCACCACAAAATCCGATATCCAGTGGGCCATTGATCGTCATTACCATATCGGATCTTCCGTCGAATCATTGGTCCAGGATATTTCTTCGGAAAAACGCGTGATTGTCCTGAAAGCGATGGAGGAGACAGAGAAGGGCATTGAGGATCTGAAGAAACGAAGCGAAGCCGCGCCCATTGTCAAAATGGTCGATATCTTGATCTCAAAGGCCGTTGAGGGAAAAGCTTCGGATATCCATGTCGAACCCACAAGGGACTCGTTGATTGTTAGGAACAGGATTGACGGCCACCTCAGGGTGAGCACAACACTTCCCAAATGGGTGCAGGGAGCGGTGATTTCCAGAATTAAAGTCATGACGCAGCTTGATATCGCTGAGAAAAGGATGCCACAGGACGGACGTTTGCAGGTCAATGTTGGAGACACGATATGTGATTTGCGCGTATCAACTCTTCCCACAGCCTATGGTGAGAAGGTTGTTATCCGAATTCTCGATCCAAAAGGTCTGGTTGTCGGTGTTGAAAAACTGGGTTTTTCAAAGGAGAACGAACGTAGAGTCACATCGCTCATTTCCAAACCCCAGGGGATCTTTCTGCTGACAGGGCCGACCGGCACGGGCAAGACAACAACTCTGTATACCTGTCTGGCGCAGATACGCAGTGTTGAGAAGAATATTACGACTATTGAGGACCCAATCGAGTACGATCTGGAAGGCATAAACCAGGTTGCCATCAATGAGAAGGCCGGGCTCAATTTCGCCAATACATTGAGATCGCTGTTGAGGCAGGACCCGGATGTCGTCATGGTGGGCGAGATGCGGGATCTTGAGACGGCTCAGATTGCCATGCAGGCGGCGCTGACCGGCCATCTTGTCTTCAGCACGGTGCATACGCGCAGCTGCTCGGGCACTATTACGCGGCTTCGTGAGCTGGGCATTCCATCCTACCTTGTCAGCTCTACCATAATAGGGATCGTGGCTCAAAGGCTTGTCAGGCGCATTTGCCCGGACTGTATTGAAGAAGACTCACCGGGGCCGCATGATCTTAAGAGTTTGGGAATTCCGGAGACTCATGCCCATAATAAAATATTCTACGTGGGAAAAGGCTGTCCCAAATGCAATGGTTCGGGTTATAAGGGGAGATTGGGCGTTCATGAGGTGCTTGTCTTGAGCCCTCCGCTCAGGGATTTGATTGTTAATGATGCCAGCGAGCAGGCCATAAAAGAAGCAGCCATGGCCGAGGGGATGAAAACACTCTTGGAAGATGGAATTGATAAGGCCCTCAATGGGCAGACGACGATCTCGGAACTTCTTCGTACGGTTCATATGGATGATGATATACCGACTCTTTGTGTTCGATGCGGAACATACTTGAGGCCGGGGTTCGTTGGCTGTCCGATGTGCGGTCAACGGGTTAATCAAACCTGCGCCTTGTGTCAAAAAACGGTTAAACCGGAATGGAATTTCTGTCCCTACTGCACGGAGAATCTTGCGGTGGCCGGGCAGAATCTGAACTCCGCCTGA